A segment of the Bacteriovorax sp. BAL6_X genome:
CGATTTGACAAATAAAGTTCAAATGAACCATCAGGTTTTTTAGTTAGGTTACTACTGTTATTCAATGAATAACGTTCGAGATCATTTTTAATAAGCATTTTGCTAACACTATCGTAGACTGTGACAGACCAGAAAGCTCTAACCTTTGGTTCAGTCTTAAAGCGAATTCGATACATTTTAGAGCCTGTAAGCTTATTACCTTTGATATCAATCTCGGCTAAAGGATACAAGGCCTCCTTTTCTCCCTGTCCACCAAGGTATGAATGTGAAACCATTGAGCGTAGAGCATAATCATCCCCAAAATTATCTAGCCCAAAAACATAACTCCAACCATTAGCAAATTTTGTATTAGCTGGATTTCTGATTTGTGCTGCACTAACTTGTGGGCCATCGTTTAAAACCTGAGCTAAAATATCTTGTACGGACTGCGTGAGCATCTCTTTTTTGAACCCATCTTTTGTAATGCCAATCTTTTTAAATTGTCCAAATAGCGCCCGCTCTTTATCAGTGACTGGGTTTACCTTTAAATACTCTCCTAGCTCTTTAAAAAATCTTAGAGGGTCACTATCACCTCCAATACGTTTTTCTAGCGGATAAATACGCACGCGTTTTTTATTTCCCAAGTACTCGTCTAGCTCAGTAAGTTTATATTGATCCTGAATCTTGTGAACTTCAGTGAGTTCTTTATTCATATCCTCTGACTTAAAAACCTGTGTACGTCCCCAAAGCCAAACTTTCGATGTTGAGGCCTCAATGATAGTAAACTCTGAGAGTCTCTTGTCATTCTTGTACAATCCAATTGTATTTGGTGCCACTATTAAGTACTTTTGTGCATTTGTCCCTGTTGCTCTGGTTCCCACATACTTAATTAGGTTATGCCACATATCGAAAATATTAATAACATAGTAGCGATCTTTAATTGTAGGAATGGATAGCACCATTGGTGACTGGTTTAAGTCTAAAATAGCACTTGAATAAAGAGTGTCCTGATTAGCGGTAGGCATATCGGTATCTGTCGGACCTGGCAGACGTCTAGAGTGACCAAATTCGTTTAAAGGTGCACGGAAGCTTGTTTCAGGCTGCTTTTGTGTAACGTCAGTATAAATACGTGCGATATTTTCCATTCTAACAAGTGTTGAGCCCCAAAGGTATGCACTTAGTCCAAGTGAATAGGCCTCTTTTAAAAGTGGATCATCGTTAACTGGGACAGAAGCAATAGATCTCTCATTACTACCACGTTCTTTACCGTAGTAGATTTTATCAATGGCCTTTTGCGAAAGATGCGTTCGATAGCTTTCAGGTGTATTCGTTTGTACAAGGTAAGTGACAGTTGATATCCAAGAGATAGCAAGAACTGCCCCTAAGACAGGGAAAAGATACTTCTTATAATTCGTTTTGCTCATCGCTATTTCCTTGTTTTATTGTGTGCATAGTCACAATATAGCGCAAGCAAAATAGCGATGAACTTAATAATCGTGAATTAAGGTTAAAAACTTAAAGTGTAAGTCGCCTACCAAAACCAGCCCCAGGATACTCTCTCTTATTTGCACCTGGCTGTGCATAACCATTAATTAAAACTCTACGAGGTGAATCTGTTTTATTAAGTGATGAAGAATGAAAAGTATAGGGGCCAAAGAAAGCAACATCACCGGCCTTAAGCTTTAGATCAATGGCCGGAAGTTTTTCGAGAAGATCATCAATAATACTTGGATCTTCCTTATAATTAAGATGACCTTGAAGATGCGATTTTGGGATGAACTTAAGAGGTCCATTGAGAGAATTCATATCATCAATGGCCATTACTGTTTGAACGTAACTGCCTCGCCCATCAACATCTTCCCACAGCTCTGTTCCATATCGACGATGTTCACTATCTTGATGCCACTTAAATTCAACAATTTGTCCCGGTAGCTTAAAGTGGGCCTGATTAATAAGCTGAACTAATTCGTTTGACTCTAGTATCCTACCTACAATATTTAGAATTTTCTTGTCAGCACCTATATCAAGAAGATGTTCATCATAACCGCCACACCAAACGATACGGTTTAAAGCACTCTTGTCAAAAACGAATTGTGCTAGCTTTAGCATCTGAGTTTCTTCTATCGTTTGAGATGCTTCATATAAGTTATCAAACGAGCGCTTGATGCGCTTAATTTCCGAAAAATCAAAAAGGCCCTCTACAATGCAAAAGCCATTTTCATAAAAATCTTTAACTAATTTATTATAATCTAATTCCATAAATCTATTATAGCACGATATTAAGCATTCTTCTTAATGGCTCTGCCGCTCCCCAAAGAAGTTGATCACCACTTGTAAAGATATTTAGGTACTCATCCCCCATGTGCATCTTACGTACTCGGCCAACAGTCGTCTTAAGTGTTCCTGAAACATAGCGTGGGTTGAGTTTTTCACGTGTGGCCTCTGGTGTATTTTCAACAAACTCAGTATACTCAGAAAAGTTCCTAATCATGTCTTCTATTGTTTTAAGATCTACTGATTTATTAAGCTTTACTGTTAATGCTTGAGAATGTGACCTTAAGGCACCAACTCTTACACAAGTCCCATCAATAGGAATTGGATTCTTAGAACGTCCTAAGATCTTATTTGTTTCACTAAATGCTTTCCACTCTTCACGTGTCTGGCCATCTTCGACGCCACTATCAATCCAAGGGATTAAATTAAGCGCTAGAGGAACACCAAAACAATCACTTTCTAGCTCGTTACTTTTTAAAAGATTAGAGATATTTTGATCGAGTTGAAGAATTGGCCCATCCATTAGAGGCTTGGCCATATTTCCAATTACTTCCATTTGAGTTAGAAGCTCTTTCATATGACGAGCGCCACCACCAGAAGCAGCCTGATAAGACATAGTACTCATCCACTCAACAAGGCCTTCTTGGAAGAGGCTTCCAATTCCCATAAGCATCAAGCTAACGGTACAGTTTCCACCTACAAAATTTTTAATTCCATCATTAAGGGCCTTGTCAATGATATCGCGGTTGACTGGATCTAAAATAATTAGTGAGTCATCATCCATTCTCTTTGCAGAAGCAGCGTCAATCCAAAAACCTCGCCAGTTAACTTTTTCAAGTTCTGGGCGTACTTGCTTTGTATAATCTCCGCCTTGGCAAGAGATGATAATATCCATATCAGCAAGTTCTGAGATATTATTTGCATCTTTAAGAGTGTGTGTAGCATTATAAATAAGTGGCCCAACTTGGCCTGCCTGAGAAGTCGAAAAGAAGTATGGATCAATTTTGGCAAAGTCTCCTTCGCTCTCCATTCTCTCTAAGAGAACAGATCCAACCATTCCACGCCAACCAATAATTCCTACTTTTTTCATATGTATCTCCATAGGCTACGGCCTTTTTTATTTATTTATGGCCAAAATTATAAATGTATAGACATCAATGTGTCTATCTACTACAATTAATTTCAATTGAAGAGGCGCAGTGTTCAGAGCGTGTTGATAAGGGTGCACAACTATTTTAGTCCGTTATCAGTCAACACAATGGGAATATTGCCGAAATAAGGCCAGAGTGTGCAACTTGTCTTATTGGTCACTAAGGGAGAAGCCTTAGGACTGTCATATAGTAAATTTTAATTAACGAAATTAGGATTTAGTTATGTGGAGAGCTTCAAATGCAAATGTTAGCTTAGATCTGTTAGCTTGATGTTTTTTGCATTTCTTGATTCTCCTACATACAATTATCTTAATTTTAAAGCTTTAAACGTTTTTACTTTGGAGACTTATGTCAACTCATACAAATGAAGTTATTGTTGCGAAATTTGGTGGATCCTCGATGGCAAACCTGGAGGCCATGACTCGATCTGCGCAGATCAGTGTTAATAAAGGTGCCAATATGGTCATCGTTTCAGCTGTCTATGGTGTTACAAATCTTCTTGTGGAGATATCTAAAAAAGCACCTGCTGGTGACGAGACCCGCGTGAATGAACTTATTCTTGAAATAGAAGATAAACATCGTGAAATCCTTCAAGATATGCAAGCTACAGAGAGTTTAAAAGATGATATGACTCAACTTCTTTCAGAAGTTAATATGATTGCCAAGGGGATGCTCCTTTTAAGAGAATGTTCAAATCGAGCATATGACTCATTAGTAAGTCTTGGAGAACGGCTTTCATCTCTTGTTTTTAGTGAGGTACTAGCACGTATCACAGAACAGTCAGCATCGAACAAGAGAGTTGAATTATTTGATATACGTCAGGTACTTGTTACAGACGACAGTTTTACCAAGTCCTCTCCTGACATTAAAGAGACTAAGGCCCGTGCAGATAAGTTATTAGTTAACGCAAAATATGGTGACATCGTCTATGTTTCACAGGGCTTTATTGGAGCAACTAGCGAAGGGTTAACAACAACTTTAGGACGAGGTGGTTCAGATTATTCTGCGGCACTCATTGCAGAGGCCATGGGTGCCGACACACTTCAAATTTGGACTGATGTTGCAGGTATTGCAACAACAGACCCTAGAATTGTTAAAGAAGCAAAACTTTTAAATGAAATTACATTTTCTGAAGCGGCCGAGCTGGCAACTTTTGGTGCAAAAATACTTCATCCAACGACCTTAACCCCGGCATTACGTGCTGGGATTAAGGTCTTTGTTGGATCGAGCTATGAACCAAATGAACCAGGAACATGGATTAAAGCACAAACTCAATCTGCGCCGTTAATTCGTGCCATGGCCTTAAGACGTGAGCAAAGCCTTGTCACATTATCGACCCCAAAAATGCTCCAAGCACATGGATTTTTATTTGAAATTTTCAAAATCTTTAACGAGTTTAAAGTCAGTATTGATTCAATAACAACATCAGAGATTTCAGTAGCACTTACTTTAGATGATAGTGCTTTATTAAATAAGAAGATTATAGATCGTTTATCTGAGCTTTGTAGCGTAAAAGTAGAAAAGGATTTAACATTAGTAAGTCTTATTGGAAACGAAATCAATCACACACCAAATATTGCAGCACGAATTTTTAATGCAATTGATGGAATTAATGTTCGTATGATTTGCTTAGGTGCTAGTAAGCATAATTTTTGTTTCTTAGTAGGTAAGAATGATGCTGACGAAACAATTCAAAGATTACACAAGGAATTCATTTAATGAAAATTGCACTTTTAGGAAAAGGAAAGACTGGTTCAAAAGTTATTGAACTATGTAAATCACAAGAGTATTCGTATATTGAACTAGAAGTTTTTGACTCAAAAAACCCTTTAAAGAAAGATGATCTTAATAGATTTGATATAGTCCTCTCTTTTTTGAATGGTGATGTATTTTTAGAGCACTATTTTAAATTATTAAGCGAGTCAGGAATCTGCGTAGTAACTGGTTCTACTGGTTTTGCATGGACACCTGAGCTTGTAAGTAAAATTAAGTCTCCTTGGATTAAGGCCACAAACTTTAGCCTAGGCATGAATTTGGCCAAAGAAATGATCCGAATTGCGGCCAAGGCACAAGCTCTCTTTCCTGCTAAGGATCTAAAATATGAAATTCATGAAGTCCATCATACAAAGAAATTAGATGCACCTAGTGGTACGGCACTTTCGTGGCAAGAATGGTTAGATAAAGACTCAACTATTACTAGCGAAAGAACTGGTGATATTATTGGAATTCACGAATTAAAGATTGATACTCCAAATGAATATATTACAATAAAACACGAAGCTAAGGATCGTAAAATTTTTGCGGCAGGAGCTCTTTGGGCCTGTCAGCGCGTAAAAAATCTTAGTCCTGGACTACACGACTTTAGTGACATTGCACGACAAGTAATAAGAGAAATCTAAATCAAGGAGCTATTAAGATGGCAAATCATGACTATATAAATTCAACACCTTTATGGACGGCGGTGATCACTCCCCTAAACTCAGATCTAACAATTGATCTTGATTCCCTTGAATCAATTCTTAGAGAACAAGAAGCCGCTGGAAATGGGATTCTAATCCTAGGCTCAACTGGTGAGGCATTAAACCTCAATCTTGAAGAAAGAAAGAATATTCTTAACTTTGTTATCGATCTAGAATTAAAGGTACCACTGATGTGTGGTGTTGGTGGAATCAACCTTACTGAAACATGTGAGTGGGTTTCATACTTAGATGGACTTAATATTGACGCCTATCTTATGGTTACCCCTCTTTATGCAAAGCCAGGAGCTGAAGGACAGTATCAGTGGTTTAAAACTCTTATGGACGTCTCAAATAAACCTGTCATGCTCTATAATGTTCCTTCTCGTGCAGGAATTGAATTATCATTTGAGGCCGTTAAACGCCTAAATAAGCACAAACAATTTTGGGCCATTAAGGAAGCAAGTGGAAGCCCAGAGAAATTTGCAAAATATGTTGAAGCAGCTGGTGAGTTAGGTCGAGTTTACAGTGGTGACGATGGAATGTTACCAGAATTTGCACCTCTAGGGGCCAAAGGACTAGTTTCAGTCGCTTCAAACCCATGGCCTGCCCAAACACACGCATACACTGTCGCTTGCTTAGGCGGCGAATTAAGTGAAGAAGAATCAAATATGTGGGTCGAATCAAGCAATACCATGTTTGTTGCTTCAAACCCAGTACCTGCAAAATGGTTAATGAAAGAAAATGGACAAATCAAAGATGCAAGTCTTCGTCCGCCACTTTCAATCAAAGATATGAGATTAGAAACTAATGTTTTAAACGCAAATAAAAATATTCAAAGTTGGAGAAAGTAATAATGACTGTAGATGAAATTTTAGCAGGACTTGAAAGTGGAACTCTAAGATCAGCTTCAAAAGTTGATGGTAAATGGGTTGCTAACACTGAAGTAAAACAAATGATTCTTGAAGTTTTCAAGGCCGGAAAAAATGTTGAACAATCACAATTTGGCTGGCCAGGATTTGTCGACAAGCACAATATACCGGCCCAAAAATTTACTGAAGACCGCGGTGTTCGCATGGTACCAGGTGGTTCAAGTGTTCGTCGTGGTGCCTATGTTTCAAGCGGTGTTATTATCATGCCACCTGCTTATATTAATATTGGAGCATATGTTGATGAAGGGACGATGGTTGATTCTCATGCCCTAGTTGGCTCATGTGCTCAAATTGGAAAGAATGTACACCTCAGTGCAGGAGTTCAAATTGGTGGTGTTCTAGAGCCAATCGGACTTGCTCCAGTAATTATTGAAGACGATGCCTTTATTGGTGCCGGTGCCGTTATCGTTGAAGGTATCCAAGTATTAAAACGCGCTGTTATCGCTCCAGGCGTAATTTTATCAAAAGGTGTTCCAGTATACGACTGTGTTAATGAAAGAAGATTAGAACCAGGAGAGCCGATTCCAGAAGGTGCTATCGTTGTTCCTGGAACAAGACCTGTTAACGAAAAACTTTCATGGGCAAGGGATATGGGACTTTCAATGAATTGTGCCATGATTGTTAAATACCGTGATGAAAAATCTGATGCCTCACTTGAGCTAGAAGCATTTTTAAGATAAGGCAAATATTAGAATGGAAAAAGTTTTAACGAAGTTAACAAAGAGATTGGATTCATCATTTTATTTTTATGATCTAGATGCCCTCGAAGAGCACCTACGTTATATTACTGATAATAAAGATGACAGCATTAAGCTTTACTACGCATGCAAGGCCAATCCCCTGTCTTCGATTTTAAAACTTATTAGAAACCTTGGTATCGGCGTAGACGTCGCATCTAAGGGAGAGCTTACACAAGTCGTGGCCAGTGGAGTGAAGTCTAGTGATATCATTTCAACTGGCCCAAGTAAGTCACGTGGTTATATTCGCACACTTTTAGAACATGAAATTAACTGTGTTGTTGTAGAAAGTCTCTATCAATTAAAGTGGCTTGATGAACAAGCTAAAAAGCTTGGGATTAAGGCCCGTGCACTTTTAAGAGTACAACTTGAGTGGGACTCACAAGAAAAATCTGTTCTAGGCGGTGATGAAGTTACGGCCTTTGGCCTTGATGAGGCCACATGGTCTACGATTAACCTATCTGAATATAAAAACATTGAGGCCATTGGCTTTCACGTATTTCAGTGGGGTAATATTTTGGATTCTAAAAGACTTGAGGAAGTCTGGGATAAGACATGTGAGCGCATAAGTACCCTAGCAAACAAAATGAATATCACGCCTGAAGTCATCGACCTTGGAGGTGGCCTTGGTATTGCCTATCAAAATCAAGACGAGAGAATTGATTTTAAAAAGATCAATGCGGCACTTATGCGTTTAAAGGCCAAGCACAATTTAAAGAAAATTTGGATGGAACTTGG
Coding sequences within it:
- a CDS encoding PLP-dependent decarboxylase — translated: MEKVLTKLTKRLDSSFYFYDLDALEEHLRYITDNKDDSIKLYYACKANPLSSILKLIRNLGIGVDVASKGELTQVVASGVKSSDIISTGPSKSRGYIRTLLEHEINCVVVESLYQLKWLDEQAKKLGIKARALLRVQLEWDSQEKSVLGGDEVTAFGLDEATWSTINLSEYKNIEAIGFHVFQWGNILDSKRLEEVWDKTCERISTLANKMNITPEVIDLGGGLGIAYQNQDERIDFKKINAALMRLKAKHNLKKIWMELGRFAVGECGIYLSQIIDRKNVRGQEILVLDGGINHIARPALTDQAFPCRVLNEDKKSKETTKFHVHGPLCTSLDKLGIFELPKDCDYGDWLVFSQCGAYGFTESMPFFLCHNLPAEVVSYKGDVMIPRTIKTSTDWLE
- a CDS encoding DUF1254 domain-containing protein — its product is MSKTNYKKYLFPVLGAVLAISWISTVTYLVQTNTPESYRTHLSQKAIDKIYYGKERGSNERSIASVPVNDDPLLKEAYSLGLSAYLWGSTLVRMENIARIYTDVTQKQPETSFRAPLNEFGHSRRLPGPTDTDMPTANQDTLYSSAILDLNQSPMVLSIPTIKDRYYVINIFDMWHNLIKYVGTRATGTNAQKYLIVAPNTIGLYKNDKRLSEFTIIEASTSKVWLWGRTQVFKSEDMNKELTEVHKIQDQYKLTELDEYLGNKKRVRIYPLEKRIGGDSDPLRFFKELGEYLKVNPVTDKERALFGQFKKIGITKDGFKKEMLTQSVQDILAQVLNDGPQVSAAQIRNPANTKFANGWSYVFGLDNFGDDYALRSMVSHSYLGGQGEKEALYPLAEIDIKGNKLTGSKMYRIRFKTEPKVRAFWSVTVYDSVSKMLIKNDLERYSLNNSSNLTKKPDGSFELYLSNRMPMDEKQKANWLATPKGNFYVIMRLYIPSKKILDLKWKVPGIEPVEPKVISMK
- the asd gene encoding aspartate-semialdehyde dehydrogenase: MKKVGIIGWRGMVGSVLLERMESEGDFAKIDPYFFSTSQAGQVGPLIYNATHTLKDANNISELADMDIIISCQGGDYTKQVRPELEKVNWRGFWIDAASAKRMDDDSLIILDPVNRDIIDKALNDGIKNFVGGNCTVSLMLMGIGSLFQEGLVEWMSTMSYQAASGGGARHMKELLTQMEVIGNMAKPLMDGPILQLDQNISNLLKSNELESDCFGVPLALNLIPWIDSGVEDGQTREEWKAFSETNKILGRSKNPIPIDGTCVRVGALRSHSQALTVKLNKSVDLKTIEDMIRNFSEYTEFVENTPEATREKLNPRYVSGTLKTTVGRVRKMHMGDEYLNIFTSGDQLLWGAAEPLRRMLNIVL
- a CDS encoding 2,3,4,5-tetrahydropyridine-2,6-dicarboxylate N-succinyltransferase codes for the protein MTVDEILAGLESGTLRSASKVDGKWVANTEVKQMILEVFKAGKNVEQSQFGWPGFVDKHNIPAQKFTEDRGVRMVPGGSSVRRGAYVSSGVIIMPPAYINIGAYVDEGTMVDSHALVGSCAQIGKNVHLSAGVQIGGVLEPIGLAPVIIEDDAFIGAGAVIVEGIQVLKRAVIAPGVILSKGVPVYDCVNERRLEPGEPIPEGAIVVPGTRPVNEKLSWARDMGLSMNCAMIVKYRDEKSDASLELEAFLR
- a CDS encoding phytanoyl-CoA dioxygenase family protein, whose translation is MELDYNKLVKDFYENGFCIVEGLFDFSEIKRIKRSFDNLYEASQTIEETQMLKLAQFVFDKSALNRIVWCGGYDEHLLDIGADKKILNIVGRILESNELVQLINQAHFKLPGQIVEFKWHQDSEHRRYGTELWEDVDGRGSYVQTVMAIDDMNSLNGPLKFIPKSHLQGHLNYKEDPSIIDDLLEKLPAIDLKLKAGDVAFFGPYTFHSSSLNKTDSPRRVLINGYAQPGANKREYPGAGFGRRLTL
- a CDS encoding 4-hydroxy-tetrahydrodipicolinate reductase, whose amino-acid sequence is MKIALLGKGKTGSKVIELCKSQEYSYIELEVFDSKNPLKKDDLNRFDIVLSFLNGDVFLEHYFKLLSESGICVVTGSTGFAWTPELVSKIKSPWIKATNFSLGMNLAKEMIRIAAKAQALFPAKDLKYEIHEVHHTKKLDAPSGTALSWQEWLDKDSTITSERTGDIIGIHELKIDTPNEYITIKHEAKDRKIFAAGALWACQRVKNLSPGLHDFSDIARQVIREI
- the lysC gene encoding lysine-sensitive aspartokinase 3, producing the protein MSTHTNEVIVAKFGGSSMANLEAMTRSAQISVNKGANMVIVSAVYGVTNLLVEISKKAPAGDETRVNELILEIEDKHREILQDMQATESLKDDMTQLLSEVNMIAKGMLLLRECSNRAYDSLVSLGERLSSLVFSEVLARITEQSASNKRVELFDIRQVLVTDDSFTKSSPDIKETKARADKLLVNAKYGDIVYVSQGFIGATSEGLTTTLGRGGSDYSAALIAEAMGADTLQIWTDVAGIATTDPRIVKEAKLLNEITFSEAAELATFGAKILHPTTLTPALRAGIKVFVGSSYEPNEPGTWIKAQTQSAPLIRAMALRREQSLVTLSTPKMLQAHGFLFEIFKIFNEFKVSIDSITTSEISVALTLDDSALLNKKIIDRLSELCSVKVEKDLTLVSLIGNEINHTPNIAARIFNAIDGINVRMICLGASKHNFCFLVGKNDADETIQRLHKEFI
- the dapA gene encoding 4-hydroxy-tetrahydrodipicolinate synthase, encoding MANHDYINSTPLWTAVITPLNSDLTIDLDSLESILREQEAAGNGILILGSTGEALNLNLEERKNILNFVIDLELKVPLMCGVGGINLTETCEWVSYLDGLNIDAYLMVTPLYAKPGAEGQYQWFKTLMDVSNKPVMLYNVPSRAGIELSFEAVKRLNKHKQFWAIKEASGSPEKFAKYVEAAGELGRVYSGDDGMLPEFAPLGAKGLVSVASNPWPAQTHAYTVACLGGELSEEESNMWVESSNTMFVASNPVPAKWLMKENGQIKDASLRPPLSIKDMRLETNVLNANKNIQSWRK